The following coding sequences are from one Paenibacillus tundrae window:
- a CDS encoding murein hydrolase activator EnvC family protein encodes MKKTASLLAFTLLASLTFQPSDGYAKSSISDIDQQIQQLENKAATAKQEQKKAAANKKEAQHYKNKTNAYLKVVLEQINVVSDELANVSLQIENTEEDLRTTKKDLQAAEERIVAREKLLESRVRLMYTDGAVSYLDVLLSSTSFSDFLTRADSLKTIVDQDQHLLDEHKKDKQLVVDKKAELDKQYAEAKSLYAQKKQRKSQLNEKEQEKQVLLASYDAKIEESDELTQEQEDVLMQIASKRSALLQEKNKLREEQAAAAAKAKAEAAARAAAAAKAAAKNPTRVSMDSSSEVTYSSGNGIFSRPVSGGRISSPFGPRTHPITGVVGKMHNGVDFAVPVGTSVHAASGGIVIMAEWYSGYGYTVIVDHGGGLWTLYGHLREGGFKVGKGDTVSKGDVIAESGNTGNSTGPHLHFEVRDNGTAVNPMNYL; translated from the coding sequence TTGAAAAAAACCGCTTCGCTGCTAGCTTTTACATTGTTAGCTAGCTTAACGTTTCAACCTTCGGACGGATATGCTAAGAGTAGTATCAGTGACATCGATCAGCAGATTCAACAACTAGAGAACAAGGCGGCTACAGCCAAACAAGAGCAGAAAAAGGCCGCTGCCAACAAAAAGGAAGCTCAGCATTACAAGAACAAAACGAACGCTTACCTGAAGGTTGTTCTGGAGCAGATTAATGTCGTTAGTGATGAACTCGCAAACGTCTCACTGCAGATTGAGAATACGGAAGAAGATCTACGTACAACGAAGAAGGATCTTCAAGCTGCAGAGGAACGGATCGTAGCCAGAGAGAAATTGCTGGAATCCCGTGTACGTCTGATGTATACCGATGGTGCAGTATCTTATCTGGACGTCTTGTTGTCTTCCACAAGCTTCTCTGATTTCTTAACCCGTGCGGACTCGCTGAAAACGATCGTGGATCAGGATCAGCATCTGCTGGATGAGCATAAGAAGGACAAGCAGCTCGTGGTAGACAAAAAGGCAGAACTGGATAAGCAGTATGCTGAAGCTAAGAGCCTTTATGCTCAGAAGAAGCAGCGTAAATCGCAGTTGAATGAGAAAGAGCAAGAGAAGCAAGTGCTTTTGGCTTCCTATGATGCTAAAATTGAAGAGTCCGATGAATTAACGCAAGAGCAGGAAGATGTGCTGATGCAGATTGCTAGCAAACGTTCGGCTCTATTGCAGGAGAAAAATAAATTGCGCGAAGAGCAGGCTGCAGCCGCAGCTAAAGCTAAAGCAGAGGCCGCTGCTCGTGCAGCTGCCGCAGCCAAAGCAGCAGCCAAGAATCCAACTAGAGTTAGCATGGATAGTAGCAGTGAGGTTACGTATTCATCAGGTAACGGAATTTTCTCTAGACCGGTATCCGGAGGACGTATTTCTTCCCCGTTTGGCCCTCGTACCCATCCAATTACGGGTGTAGTCGGTAAAATGCATAATGGTGTGGATTTTGCTGTTCCAGTGGGTACTTCTGTTCATGCAGCTTCTGGCGGTATCGTTATTATGGCTGAATGGTACAGTGGTTATGGATATACCGTTATTGTGGATCATGGTGGTGGACTATGGACACTCTATGGTCACTTACGTGAAGGTGGATTCAAAGTGGGCAAAGGCGACACGGTTAGCAAAGGTGATGTCATTGCAGAGTCAGGGAATACAGGAAACTCGACAGGACCTCACTTGCACTTTGAAGTACGAGATAATGGTACAGCAGTAAATCCGATGAACTATTTGTAA
- the ftsX gene encoding permease-like cell division protein FtsX, translating to MNFSTLLRHLREGFKNVFRNGWMSVASIMSIIVSLLILGVFMLLVLNVNSMANQVDSQVEISTFLELNVDEQLRNTLEQEISAMPEVSEIRFVSKEDGLKEFRERLGDSADNVLSGFDVDNNPLPETIEVEVIEPETVTFVAQKIEALNEKHPEKPIMKVNYGKETVEVLFKFTKLVRNIGFIFVGGLGLMSMFLISNTIRVTILARRREIGIMKLVGATNTFIRWPFFIEGALIGLIGSAVTVAVLFFGYSRLMATIGQDVFMQMLNLVPLGDIWVLFATLLIGLGVLVGILGSTLSIRKSLNV from the coding sequence ATGAATTTTAGTACTCTCTTGCGCCATTTGCGGGAGGGATTCAAAAACGTATTCCGCAACGGCTGGATGTCTGTGGCCTCCATCATGTCCATCATCGTATCACTGCTTATTCTTGGTGTATTTATGCTATTGGTATTGAATGTGAATTCTATGGCAAACCAAGTGGACAGTCAGGTGGAGATCAGCACGTTTCTTGAACTGAATGTGGACGAGCAATTACGTAACACACTCGAACAAGAAATCAGCGCCATGCCTGAAGTAAGTGAAATTCGCTTTGTCTCTAAGGAAGATGGACTGAAAGAGTTCCGTGAACGTCTCGGAGACAGTGCAGATAATGTACTGAGCGGTTTCGATGTGGATAATAACCCACTGCCGGAGACCATTGAAGTTGAGGTCATTGAACCGGAAACCGTTACTTTTGTAGCGCAAAAAATTGAAGCATTGAACGAGAAACACCCGGAGAAGCCGATCATGAAAGTGAATTACGGCAAGGAAACGGTGGAAGTATTGTTCAAATTTACGAAGCTGGTTCGGAATATCGGATTTATCTTCGTTGGGGGACTAGGTCTGATGTCCATGTTCCTGATCTCGAATACGATTCGCGTAACGATTCTTGCCCGTCGCCGAGAGATCGGCATCATGAAGCTGGTTGGGGCAACCAATACGTTCATTCGTTGGCCGTTCTTCATTGAAGGCGCGCTAATTGGACTGATTGGTTCAGCGGTCACAGTAGCCGTACTCTTCTTTGGGTACAGTCGTCTTATGGCGACCATTGGTCAGGATGTATTTATGCAGATGCTTAACCTTGTTCCGCTTGGAGATATTTGGGTGCTCTTTGCAACCTTATTGATCGGGCTAGGGGTATTGGTAGGCATACTGGGCAGTACGCTGTCCATCCGTAAGTCCCTTAACGTTTAG
- the ftsE gene encoding cell division ATP-binding protein FtsE codes for MIEMQDVWKTYANGTHALQGVSVKIDRNEFVYIVGPSGAGKSTFMKLMYREEVPTKGQISINGFNIGKLKPRKIPYVRRNIGVVFQDFRLLPKMTAFENVAFAMEVIEAPKRHIKKRVMEVLDLVGLRGKANREPSQLSGGEQQRIAIARAIVNNPSVIIADEPTGNLDPETSWGIMQLLDEINFRGTTIVMATHNKDIVNTMRKRVIAIERGQIVRDQMRGEYGYEF; via the coding sequence GTGATAGAAATGCAGGACGTGTGGAAGACCTACGCCAATGGGACCCACGCTTTACAAGGGGTGTCGGTGAAGATCGACCGCAATGAATTTGTCTATATCGTCGGTCCGTCTGGCGCAGGCAAATCGACATTTATGAAATTGATGTACAGAGAAGAAGTTCCGACTAAAGGACAAATATCCATTAACGGATTTAATATCGGTAAGCTGAAACCAAGGAAAATCCCTTATGTACGCCGTAATATCGGTGTTGTATTCCAGGACTTCCGACTGCTGCCTAAGATGACGGCGTTCGAGAATGTAGCTTTTGCTATGGAAGTTATTGAAGCGCCGAAGCGTCATATCAAGAAACGAGTGATGGAAGTGCTTGATCTGGTGGGATTGCGTGGCAAAGCCAATCGTGAGCCTTCGCAGCTCTCAGGTGGGGAACAGCAGCGTATTGCCATCGCCCGGGCGATTGTGAATAATCCGTCGGTTATTATCGCGGACGAGCCTACAGGTAACCTTGATCCAGAGACGTCATGGGGAATTATGCAACTGCTGGATGAGATCAATTTCCGAGGAACCACAATCGTCATGGCAACCCATAACAAAGACATCGTAAATACGATGCGTAAACGAGTTATTGCCATTGAACGTGGACAGATCGTACGGGATCAGATGAGAGGAGAATACGGTTATGAATTTTAG
- a CDS encoding VanW family protein — protein sequence MKKIHVAVIAMFSILLFGSASYGMIYMYVNQPSLPQKVQVGGWQIGGMNRADVMLELDERLQQLAEWPVILELDEPLAKTLPFTAAQTGAHYDAEGFRLAMKQLEEGNLWERAYARYHLAEDWPVELTYDATSLKTQLSPAWEKETFGSPSNAVRRITPSDKIQYIPEKGVRRIAWDELTRQLQVKLPHDFSALDSEGKPDSIRIQLPLYTMKPEVTVDSLRSEGIERKIIQFSTGLGNSSEGRVHNVSAAAEAIDGMVLKPGAIFDYEKIVQKAEKEFGFREAPVIVNGRLTPGIGGGICQVSSTIYNAALLTGLDIVERRNHSLPVKYLPKGLDATFASGAINFRFKNNTEKSLLIHAEVNNHRLVVKFFGTFPENVSYALESRTIETLSVPVKYVSSNVLPDGAQQVLQNGQPGYIVETVRTKRVDGKVVESKTISRDTYKAQNRLIARPGNSSVPDEQEPSIVEDGISDTKQP from the coding sequence ATGAAAAAAATACACGTGGCAGTCATTGCAATGTTCTCGATCCTCTTATTCGGTTCCGCATCCTATGGAATGATCTATATGTATGTGAACCAACCGTCGTTACCCCAGAAGGTACAGGTAGGCGGATGGCAGATCGGAGGAATGAATCGAGCCGATGTCATGCTTGAACTGGATGAACGGTTACAACAGCTGGCAGAGTGGCCTGTCATTTTGGAACTGGACGAACCCCTCGCGAAAACACTACCCTTTACAGCTGCGCAAACAGGCGCACATTACGATGCAGAAGGCTTCCGACTTGCCATGAAGCAACTGGAGGAAGGAAACCTGTGGGAACGTGCCTATGCACGTTATCATCTGGCTGAAGATTGGCCTGTGGAGCTGACGTATGATGCGACATCTTTAAAAACACAATTGAGCCCTGCTTGGGAAAAAGAAACCTTCGGTTCTCCTTCCAATGCTGTTCGCAGGATCACGCCTAGCGATAAGATTCAATACATCCCGGAAAAAGGTGTACGCCGCATCGCTTGGGATGAACTAACCCGTCAATTACAGGTCAAGCTACCTCATGATTTCAGCGCATTAGACTCGGAGGGCAAACCTGATTCGATCCGTATTCAGCTCCCACTGTATACGATGAAACCTGAAGTTACGGTGGACTCCTTGCGCTCAGAGGGCATTGAACGGAAAATCATTCAGTTCTCGACGGGGCTTGGCAATAGCAGTGAGGGTCGGGTACATAATGTGAGCGCAGCGGCCGAAGCCATTGACGGCATGGTTCTGAAGCCAGGTGCCATTTTTGATTATGAAAAAATTGTTCAAAAAGCCGAGAAGGAGTTCGGCTTCCGCGAAGCGCCGGTCATTGTGAATGGTCGACTGACGCCTGGAATTGGCGGGGGCATCTGTCAGGTATCCAGTACGATATATAATGCAGCCTTGCTCACAGGTCTCGATATCGTCGAACGTCGCAATCACTCCCTACCGGTGAAATATCTACCGAAAGGGTTAGACGCCACCTTTGCTTCTGGAGCCATTAACTTCCGTTTCAAAAATAACACTGAAAAATCGCTGCTGATCCATGCCGAGGTCAACAACCATCGGTTAGTCGTGAAGTTTTTTGGCACATTTCCGGAGAATGTCAGCTATGCCCTTGAATCTCGTACGATTGAAACGTTAAGTGTTCCGGTAAAATACGTATCCAGTAACGTTCTCCCCGATGGAGCACAGCAGGTACTACAAAACGGACAGCCTGGATATATTGTCGAGACTGTACGGACGAAGCGGGTAGATGGGAAAGTCGTCGAATCCAAAACCATTTCACGAGATACGTACAAAGCACAGAATCGCTTAATTGCTCGCCCGGGAAACAGCAGTGTACCTGATGAACAAGAGCCTTCCATTGTTGAGGATGGCATCTCGGATACCAAACAGCCTTAA
- a CDS encoding MDR family MFS transporter, with protein MAASKNKIGFVLAGLLLSILMASMDNTIVATAMGDIVGKLGGLDKFVWVTSAYMVAEMAGMPIFGKLSDMYGRKKFFVFGIIVFMLGSALCGTATSIVELTMYRAIQGIGAGALVPIAFTIMFDVVAPEARGKLGGLFGAVFGLSSVFGPLLGAYITEYATWEWVFYINLPLGLIAFLFITICYKESHQHQSQQIDWLGAVTLIGAVVCLIFGLELGGKTYAWDSGQIIGLFAGFIVLALLFLYAETRAKEPIISFNMFRNRVYWSSNVIAMFSGAAFITASVYIPIFIQGVLGGKATNSGLVLLPMMLGSVVTASLGGVLMTKIKYRNIMIPTLALLVLGLGLLTTLDEGSSLWTIRIFMVMVGLGVGASFSVLSNAAMNAFEPRRRGAASSTLNFLRSLGMTMGITIFGIVQSQVFTRKMTEALGSAAEAGGAGAGEATTGGGIPDGLNLTDPHALLSPELRQGIPPQILEAITHALSSSIVQLFAWAAIPAALALIASFFMGNEKMVVGEEQSEYTGGH; from the coding sequence ATGGCTGCAAGTAAAAACAAAATTGGATTTGTGCTGGCAGGGCTACTGCTTAGCATACTTATGGCTTCAATGGATAACACCATTGTAGCTACGGCGATGGGTGATATCGTCGGCAAGCTCGGGGGACTCGACAAGTTCGTTTGGGTGACCTCTGCATACATGGTTGCGGAGATGGCGGGAATGCCGATCTTCGGTAAACTGTCGGATATGTACGGACGGAAGAAATTCTTTGTATTTGGCATCATTGTATTCATGCTTGGTTCGGCGTTGTGCGGAACAGCGACATCTATCGTGGAATTAACGATGTACAGAGCAATTCAAGGGATTGGTGCAGGTGCGCTGGTGCCCATTGCGTTTACGATTATGTTTGATGTTGTTGCTCCAGAGGCACGGGGTAAACTGGGTGGATTGTTTGGTGCGGTATTTGGTCTATCCAGTGTATTTGGCCCGTTGCTTGGTGCTTATATTACTGAGTACGCGACATGGGAATGGGTATTCTATATTAACCTACCACTTGGTTTAATTGCGTTTTTGTTTATTACTATTTGTTATAAAGAATCACACCAGCATCAATCCCAGCAGATTGACTGGCTAGGTGCTGTAACACTGATTGGCGCAGTGGTCTGTCTGATCTTCGGTTTGGAATTAGGCGGCAAGACGTATGCTTGGGATTCGGGACAGATTATTGGCTTGTTCGCCGGATTTATCGTACTCGCCCTATTATTCCTCTATGCAGAGACACGAGCCAAGGAACCGATTATTTCCTTTAATATGTTCCGCAATCGGGTGTATTGGTCCAGCAACGTAATCGCAATGTTCAGTGGGGCGGCGTTTATTACAGCTTCCGTATACATACCGATTTTCATTCAAGGTGTTTTGGGTGGTAAAGCGACTAACTCAGGTCTAGTTTTACTGCCAATGATGCTTGGTTCAGTCGTAACGGCCTCCCTGGGTGGGGTATTAATGACCAAAATCAAGTACCGTAATATTATGATTCCTACACTTGCACTTCTCGTGCTTGGACTTGGATTACTTACAACGCTGGATGAGGGATCATCGCTCTGGACGATCCGTATATTCATGGTTATGGTCGGACTTGGCGTGGGTGCATCGTTCTCGGTGCTTAGCAACGCGGCGATGAATGCATTTGAACCACGTAGACGCGGGGCGGCTAGTTCTACGCTTAACTTCTTGCGGTCTCTTGGCATGACGATGGGGATCACGATTTTTGGTATCGTACAGAGCCAAGTGTTTACACGTAAAATGACCGAGGCACTTGGATCAGCAGCAGAGGCTGGTGGAGCGGGTGCTGGAGAGGCTACAACCGGTGGAGGCATACCGGACGGACTGAATTTAACAGATCCACATGCACTGTTGTCACCGGAATTAAGACAGGGTATTCCACCACAGATTCTAGAGGCCATTACTCATGCGCTGTCTTCATCTATTGTACAGTTGTTTGCTTGGGCTGCCATTCCGGCTGCGCTCGCTCTAATCGCATCGTTCTTCATGGGCAATGAGAAGATGGTCGTGGGTGAAGAGCAAAGCGAATACACAGGCGGTCATTAA
- a CDS encoding polymer-forming cytoskeletal protein, whose translation MEERHMRNDLNVTGSRKTTGGHYNRVNIDGMAKLDGDLDCTSLNVNGTLKIYGALYTESVTVNGMAKVEGELQTNSLDVNGTMGVHGSARAETTTVNGMCTINGPLVSSRVRVDGMTTINGALATPELTVNGKCNVRGRVDSERIDIGGMATIDGDVQGESISVQGNLKVGGLLNADTVEIRLYTSSSAREVGGERIDIRRRERSGFWKALGLGGAPSFRAELIEGDEIMLEDTEADTVRGTRVHIGRGCNIRLVEYSGDLSVDPEARIGRVEQI comes from the coding sequence ATGGAAGAGCGTCACATGAGAAATGATCTGAATGTAACGGGGTCTCGCAAAACGACAGGTGGGCACTATAACCGGGTGAATATTGATGGCATGGCCAAATTGGACGGAGACTTGGATTGTACTTCGCTCAATGTGAATGGGACTCTGAAAATCTATGGTGCGTTGTACACGGAGAGCGTAACCGTGAATGGTATGGCTAAAGTGGAAGGAGAACTGCAGACCAATTCACTGGATGTAAATGGAACAATGGGCGTTCATGGCTCGGCTCGCGCGGAGACGACAACGGTCAATGGCATGTGTACGATTAACGGCCCGCTAGTTAGTTCTCGTGTGCGTGTGGATGGCATGACAACGATTAATGGTGCTTTGGCTACACCGGAGTTGACGGTGAACGGAAAATGCAACGTACGCGGTAGAGTGGACAGTGAGCGCATTGATATCGGCGGTATGGCCACGATTGATGGAGATGTCCAGGGCGAGTCGATTAGTGTTCAAGGCAACCTCAAAGTAGGGGGGCTGTTGAACGCAGACACCGTGGAGATTCGTTTATATACGTCTTCCTCGGCTAGGGAAGTTGGCGGTGAACGGATTGATATTCGGCGTAGAGAGCGCAGTGGATTCTGGAAAGCACTTGGTTTGGGCGGGGCTCCTTCTTTTCGAGCAGAACTGATTGAGGGAGATGAGATTATGCTTGAAGATACAGAGGCCGATACTGTTCGAGGTACACGAGTTCATATTGGGCGGGGTTGTAACATTAGGTTGGTCGAATATTCGGGTGACTTGTCGGTAGATCCAGAAGCAAGAATAGGTCGTGTTGAACAAATCTGA